In Bombina bombina isolate aBomBom1 chromosome 6, aBomBom1.pri, whole genome shotgun sequence, a single genomic region encodes these proteins:
- the LOC128664431 gene encoding eukaryotic translation initiation factor 4E-like, whose translation MAAAEAINIKNIPKRDNDKRRRKKEMTAMEKVMKNPLQSRWALWFFKNVKSQPWQCNLRLVTAFTTVEDFWALHTHIQLASKLSSGCDYSIFKDGIEPMWEDSRNKRGGRWLITLSKQQRHSDLDALWLETLLCLIGEAFDEYNEDICGAVVNIRAKGDKIAVWTRDAENRDAVTHIGKVYKERLGLSSKIVIGYQAHADTATKSNSLTKNKFVV comes from the exons ATGGCTGCAGCTGAAGCA ATAAATATTAAGAACATCCCCAAGAGGGACAATGATAAAAGAAGAAGGAAAAAGGAAATGACTGCTATGGAAAAAGTAATGAAAAATCCCTTACAAAGCAG ATGGGCCCTCTGGTTTTTCAAAAATGTGAAAAGTCAGCCATGGCAGTGTAACTTGCGCCTTGTTACCGCATTCACAACTGTGGAAGACTTCTGGGC ATTGCACACACACATCCAACTTGCAAGTAAGCTGTCCTCTGGCTGTGACTACTCCATTTTCAAG gatggaATTGAGCCCATGTGGGAGGACAGTAGAAACAAACGAGGGGGGAGATGGCTCATAACTCTATCCAAGCAACAGAGACACAGTGACCTAGATGCTCTTTGGCTGGAAACT TTGCTGTGTCTGATTGGAGAAGCTTTTGATGAATACAATGAAGACATCTGTGGTGCAGTAGTCAACATCAGAGCAAAGGGTGATAAAATTGCAGTCTGGACCAGAGATGCAGAGAACAGAGACGCAGTAACTCACATTGG gaAAGTGTACAAGGAGAGATTGGGCTTGTCTTCCAAGATTGTCATTGGTTATCAGGCTCATGCTGATACTGCCACAAAGAGCAATTCCCTTACTAAAAACAAGTTTGTGGTTTAA